Proteins from a genomic interval of Thermoanaerobacterium thermosaccharolyticum DSM 571:
- a CDS encoding metal ABC transporter ATP-binding protein, whose product MGKIVELKDVSFSYDDKKVFNNINLTIDDGEFVGLIGPNGSGKSTLVKIMIGDLTPSSGEVLINGINVKDIKNRSIIGYVPQKSYSFNASFPASVKEVVSMGLYGKLGLFKKLSKDDWEIVNNALNTVDMIDYKDRLIGNLSGGQQQRVFIARALVSNPKILFLDEPTTGIDAKSEDTLYKILDTLNKENKITIIMVTHDVWAITDKVSRIVCMGNGKLYDRCDTLDFSKKGLAEIYGYPVKLDMHHHQSENINNRL is encoded by the coding sequence ATGGGTAAAATAGTAGAGCTTAAAGATGTTAGTTTTTCTTATGATGATAAAAAGGTGTTTAATAATATCAATCTAACTATCGATGATGGCGAATTTGTAGGCCTTATTGGGCCTAATGGTTCAGGCAAAAGCACTCTTGTAAAGATCATGATAGGAGATCTTACGCCTTCATCAGGAGAAGTCCTTATAAACGGGATAAATGTAAAAGACATAAAAAACAGATCTATAATCGGGTATGTCCCTCAAAAATCTTATTCATTTAACGCTTCTTTTCCAGCAAGTGTAAAAGAAGTCGTCTCAATGGGACTTTATGGGAAATTAGGGTTATTTAAAAAACTTTCCAAAGACGACTGGGAAATTGTAAATAACGCTTTAAATACTGTCGACATGATTGATTATAAAGACAGGCTTATCGGAAATCTGTCTGGAGGCCAACAGCAGAGGGTATTTATAGCAAGAGCGCTTGTCAGCAATCCTAAGATTTTATTTTTAGATGAACCGACGACAGGTATTGATGCAAAGTCAGAAGACACGCTCTATAAAATACTTGATACTTTAAATAAGGAAAATAAAATAACGATTATCATGGTCACTCATGATGTTTGGGCAATAACTGACAAGGTATCTCGAATCGTATGCATGGGAAATGGCAAATTATATGATAGATGCGACACACTGGACTTTTCGAAAAAAGGATTAGCGGAAATATACGGATACCCTGTCAAACTGGATATGCACCATCACCAAAGTGAAAATATCAATAATCGACTTTAG
- a CDS encoding metal ABC transporter permease, with translation MLNIFTYDFMIRAFLAGGFISVIAPLVGSFLVLRRLSQMGDTLSHVALSGVAAGFLIGINPTIGSIIFVIISSFGIERLRKSYFRYSEISIAVVMSAGMAIAVILLSLSSGSPANIMNYLFGSIISINNTDVLLSLLLSIAVITVIYIFYKELLYITFDEEAALISGIPVNMVNIIFTMIVAITVAVSMRIVGALLVSALMVIPAAASLKIAKNFRQTIFYAILFSFISVFAGIILSFYLNLSPGGSIVIVSLIIMGLASIKKAGN, from the coding sequence ATGCTTAATATTTTTACATACGACTTTATGATCAGGGCGTTTTTGGCAGGCGGTTTTATATCGGTAATAGCACCATTAGTCGGCAGTTTCTTAGTGCTAAGAAGGCTATCGCAGATGGGTGATACGCTATCCCACGTAGCACTGTCAGGCGTAGCAGCAGGATTTCTGATTGGAATAAATCCAACAATTGGCTCTATAATCTTCGTAATAATATCGTCTTTCGGAATTGAACGCTTGAGAAAATCGTACTTTAGATATTCAGAAATATCTATTGCAGTTGTCATGTCTGCAGGAATGGCAATTGCAGTAATACTTCTAAGTTTATCCAGCGGAAGCCCTGCAAACATAATGAATTATCTCTTTGGAAGCATAATATCAATTAATAACACTGATGTATTGCTATCACTACTACTTAGCATTGCAGTAATAACTGTAATTTATATCTTCTACAAAGAGCTTCTATACATTACATTTGACGAAGAAGCTGCTTTGATATCGGGAATTCCCGTCAACATGGTAAATATAATATTTACTATGATTGTCGCCATAACTGTAGCAGTATCCATGAGAATAGTCGGAGCACTTTTGGTATCAGCACTAATGGTGATACCTGCTGCAGCAAGCCTTAAAATCGCCAAAAACTTCAGACAGACTATTTTTTATGCCATACTGTTTTCCTTTATATCTGTATTTGCAGGCATAATACTATCTTTTTATCTCAATCTTTCACCTGGCGGCAGCATTGTAATTGTTTCTCTCATAATCATGGGTTTAGCAAGTATAAAGAAAGCAGGTAACTAA
- a CDS encoding VanZ family protein — MLEFNILFKILFLVIYVIIALKLYYKKAKFEKYIIYAVLVVYIAVLINTVFFPIPIQSDMIQFLNGTKNKSYNLIPLLPMIHYTKIQIIGNIVLLMPLAFLMPFINYKYISFRKNISLCTITSFCIEITQLLVSLIYGFAYKICDINDFILNVFGALIGYIFFKILLHIFKKDNHLFCESPQQDFQ, encoded by the coding sequence ATGTTGGAATTTAATATTCTTTTTAAAATTTTATTTCTTGTTATTTATGTAATAATAGCTCTTAAATTATATTATAAAAAAGCTAAATTTGAAAAATATATTATATATGCGGTTTTAGTTGTTTATATTGCAGTTTTAATAAATACCGTGTTTTTTCCTATACCAATACAAAGTGATATGATTCAGTTTTTAAATGGCACAAAAAATAAATCATATAATTTAATTCCGTTATTACCAATGATACATTACACAAAAATACAAATAATAGGAAATATTGTACTTTTGATGCCTTTGGCATTTTTAATGCCTTTTATTAACTATAAGTATATTTCATTTAGAAAAAATATATCTTTATGTACAATAACATCTTTTTGTATCGAAATAACACAATTGCTTGTTTCACTAATATACGGTTTTGCATATAAAATTTGTGATATAAATGATTTTATATTAAATGTATTTGGAGCATTAATTGGTTATATCTTTTTTAAGATTTTGCTACATATATTCAAAAAAGACAATCATTTATTTTGTGAATCGCCACAGCAAGACTTTCAATAA
- a CDS encoding endonuclease/exonuclease/phosphatase family protein: MTINILTWNIKAGQNKDGGYPDPKTENLDKIADEIKTSGASIVCLQEVDAYTIRSGTNIHQAEYISNKLTAITGTTWNYKYITSINMNPCYYGNAIISSCSLTTALRVYLSKVNSSENRSFLLVRVDFGSSYFYVGTAHLGLNGDQVIQAQKIKDELNNNGFSNERLIIGCDLNDGENSDTYNIMLNNVFSMVDSGPAGICTLECYNNSNNPKIDFLFNCGTSIDATKSKVLQVDISDHRPVMAYIND, encoded by the coding sequence ATGACAATAAATATTCTTACGTGGAATATTAAAGCTGGACAAAACAAGGATGGCGGTTATCCAGATCCGAAAACGGAAAATCTGGATAAAATCGCGGATGAAATTAAAACTTCGGGAGCTTCAATTGTCTGTCTTCAAGAAGTTGATGCATATACTATACGATCTGGCACAAATATTCATCAGGCAGAGTATATTTCTAATAAACTTACCGCGATTACTGGGACGACTTGGAATTATAAATATATTACATCTATTAATATGAATCCATGTTATTATGGTAATGCAATTATAAGTAGTTGCTCTTTGACAACGGCTTTAAGGGTTTACTTGTCTAAGGTAAATAGTTCAGAAAATCGCAGCTTTCTTCTTGTACGTGTTGATTTTGGCAGTTCTTACTTTTATGTAGGAACTGCCCATCTAGGCTTAAACGGTGATCAAGTGATTCAAGCACAAAAGATTAAAGATGAATTAAATAATAATGGATTTTCAAATGAAAGATTGATTATTGGTTGTGATTTGAACGATGGAGAAAACTCAGATACCTATAATATAATGCTCAATAATGTTTTTTCTATGGTTGATAGTGGACCTGCAGGTATATGCACACTGGAATGCTATAATAATTCTAATAATCCAAAGATTGATTTTTTATTTAACTGTGGAACTTCGATTGATGCAACAAAAAGCAAAGTATTGCAAGTGGATATTTCAGATCACCGCCCAGTGATGGCTTATATAAATGATTAA
- a CDS encoding ABC transporter ATP-binding protein → MNNKKNIRRFIKILLRHNKLGLCVAFFIMLTVSILGLLQPQLTKMILDDAIKNSNIELLIKLATIYGAISILSSLLNVILQYMYSKMKKRVSINLKIKLLKHIPKLSGDYFTNIKTGNILSMVENDIYTIESFGVDILFSVIVDTFTAIMALFFLIKMQSSLLILVIVLQILLIFSQSKFNKIISRKTLEIRNDAGNISNIIEEYISNIMNVVITKSIFKFFKDYLKKEKDIINKFIKLDVIISGNGAIGSSLGGLITAFIYGYGGYKIINREMTFGELIAFQQYIGMLIGPCLRIIRSNTMIQRSVASINRVFNIVDEPISIKQDNKGYRCDNFKGDISFNDVSFSYKDNNKILDKISLKFENGKVTALVGASGCGKSTIAKLVYRLWDVDEGNITIDDVPINEYNLKHIRSKISIVTQDLLLFDDTILNNLTLNRNIDRDYVDKICKEVDIYDFITNLPQEFETIVGEKGVKLSGGQKQRIAIARAILSDSKIVIFDEATSALDSLSQKHISENIDKYLKDKTVVKIAHRLSTIKDADTIYVIDKGKVVEEGNFEELVEKGGYFYSFIKEQNMEADIDSIA, encoded by the coding sequence ATGAACAATAAAAAAAACATAAGAAGATTTATAAAAATACTGTTAAGACACAACAAACTTGGCTTATGTGTAGCATTTTTTATAATGTTAACAGTATCCATTTTGGGCTTATTACAACCCCAATTAACCAAAATGATATTGGATGATGCTATAAAAAATAGCAATATAGAATTATTAATAAAGCTTGCCACAATATATGGAGCAATAAGTATATTATCTTCATTATTAAATGTAATATTACAGTACATGTATTCTAAAATGAAAAAGAGAGTTTCGATTAATTTGAAAATAAAATTATTGAAGCATATACCAAAATTATCAGGCGATTATTTTACAAATATAAAAACCGGCAATATATTAAGTATGGTAGAAAACGATATATATACAATAGAAAGTTTTGGAGTTGATATACTGTTTTCTGTGATAGTCGATACCTTTACGGCTATAATGGCATTATTTTTCTTGATAAAGATGCAATCAAGTTTGCTGATTTTGGTCATTGTGCTGCAGATACTACTGATATTTTCTCAATCAAAGTTTAATAAAATCATATCGAGAAAGACATTGGAAATCAGAAATGATGCAGGAAATATATCAAATATAATTGAGGAATATATTTCCAATATAATGAATGTAGTTATTACAAAATCTATTTTTAAATTTTTCAAAGATTATTTAAAGAAAGAAAAAGATATTATAAATAAATTTATAAAGTTAGATGTTATTATTTCTGGCAACGGGGCAATAGGAAGTTCTTTAGGCGGACTAATAACAGCTTTTATTTATGGTTATGGAGGCTATAAAATAATAAATAGAGAAATGACTTTCGGCGAACTCATAGCATTTCAACAGTATATTGGAATGCTTATAGGACCTTGTTTGAGAATAATAAGATCAAATACTATGATTCAAAGATCAGTTGCATCAATAAATCGTGTATTCAATATTGTAGATGAACCCATATCTATAAAACAGGACAATAAAGGCTATAGATGCGATAATTTTAAGGGAGATATCTCTTTTAATGATGTTAGCTTCTCATATAAAGACAATAATAAGATTTTGGATAAAATAAGTTTAAAATTTGAAAATGGCAAAGTAACAGCACTAGTTGGCGCAAGTGGGTGCGGAAAATCAACTATTGCGAAATTGGTGTATAGATTGTGGGATGTTGATGAGGGGAACATAACAATAGATGATGTACCTATAAATGAATATAATCTTAAACACATAAGAAGTAAGATTTCGATAGTGACGCAGGACTTATTATTATTTGACGATACCATATTAAACAATCTAACATTGAATAGGAACATAGATAGAGATTATGTAGACAAAATATGCAAAGAGGTGGATATTTATGACTTTATTACAAATCTGCCTCAAGAATTTGAAACTATTGTTGGAGAAAAGGGAGTAAAATTGTCAGGTGGACAAAAGCAAAGGATAGCCATCGCCAGAGCAATCTTAAGTGATTCGAAAATTGTAATTTTCGATGAAGCAACATCTGCTTTGGATAGCTTATCGCAGAAGCATATATCGGAAAATATAGACAAATATTTGAAAGATAAAACTGTTGTTAAAATAGCTCATAGATTATCGACAATAAAAGATGCAGACACAATATATGTAATTGATAAGGGGAAAGTTGTAGAAGAGGGAAACTTCGAAGAACTGGTGGAAAAAGGAGGGTATTTTTACAGCTTTATAAAAGAGCAGAATATGGAAGCAGATATCGATTCTATTGCATAA
- a CDS encoding S8 family serine peptidase: MLNNKVKVALVDSGIDINHDYLKGNIIGGISFECDNDYIIATDNYEDENGHGTSCASSIKREFDDVEIFVVKVLGKNGRTSRQIFEEALKYLLNMDIRLINLSLSVTTNEMIQDLHEICDELYRQGKIIVCSLANGFEESYPAVFNNVIGVKGFILESENSFWYNKDKRIQCIMDNNPYMNCNINNSYRLFGKCNSQSTAKLTGIIARILSKKHDITFEELNNELENLAVKNDWEDKDFLASKRYHDFKEGLYDKDNSILLGTANVVKEVLKLNKSDDDIYKYSLFNRKIGLNNDNCYEVLKKLEEKFDIKFDYLSISRYDFVSIQTLTDLVAKNILNS; encoded by the coding sequence GTGTTGAATAACAAAGTAAAAGTAGCATTGGTAGATTCAGGCATAGATATAAACCATGATTATCTAAAGGGTAATATAATCGGTGGAATATCTTTTGAGTGTGATAATGATTATATAATAGCCACAGACAATTATGAAGATGAGAATGGACATGGAACTTCTTGCGCATCTAGTATAAAGAGAGAATTTGATGATGTTGAAATATTTGTAGTGAAAGTATTAGGCAAAAATGGAAGAACAAGTAGACAAATATTTGAGGAAGCATTAAAGTATCTTCTTAATATGGACATTAGATTGATAAATTTAAGCCTGTCAGTTACAACAAATGAAATGATTCAGGATTTGCATGAAATATGCGATGAATTGTATCGGCAAGGAAAAATAATAGTATGTTCCCTTGCTAACGGATTTGAAGAAAGCTATCCTGCTGTTTTTAACAATGTCATAGGTGTCAAGGGTTTTATTTTGGAAAGCGAAAATTCGTTTTGGTACAACAAGGATAAAAGAATTCAATGCATAATGGATAACAATCCATATATGAATTGCAATATCAATAATTCATACAGACTATTTGGGAAATGTAATAGTCAGTCGACTGCGAAGTTAACAGGCATAATTGCCAGAATATTATCAAAAAAGCATGATATAACGTTTGAGGAGCTGAACAATGAGCTTGAGAATCTTGCAGTGAAAAATGATTGGGAGGATAAGGATTTTTTAGCCAGCAAAAGGTATCATGATTTTAAAGAAGGCTTATATGATAAAGACAATAGCATCCTTTTAGGTACAGCAAATGTTGTAAAAGAAGTGTTAAAACTTAATAAGTCTGATGATGACATTTATAAATACAGTTTATTTAATAGAAAAATTGGGTTAAACAACGATAACTGTTATGAAGTGTTAAAGAAATTGGAAGAAAAGTTTGACATAAAGTTTGACTATTTAAGTATATCAAGATATGATTTTGTATCAATACAAACATTAACAGACCTTGTGGCAAAAAATATTTTAAATTCATAG
- a CDS encoding radical SAM/SPASM domain-containing protein — translation MENKYFIDKICDIVIKDNTVILSNRLTGKWIKIPIECYEAIKYSLETSTPVNNAIEVFEDEEDQQYFKSVLNCLDNIGLLNADQTYEFEIDFIPKVVFSITNRCNLSCEYCCVDADNYLKKDDILSTSDIKRAIDKILKLKPQEVVISGGEPLVRDDFYYILEYIKLVYGGKVVLCTNATLIKEEDIEKITNAVYAVEISLDGYDEESCSKIRGKGTFAKVIENVRLLKKSGMKHISLSMVAGEFNEDNVDNFLKLNESLGTRAVVRNFSKFGRGKYSYKYLKDEFAMHYYGVNDFNDLNKLRANNCWAGNSQLFVNHDGNIYLCPLLRYEEFKICHIFDLSDEIIKKVFKRQLPAFSNFDNIKTRNIPHCKSCKINLFCTVCPAKVYTLLSDKRAFDYNCNFMKRTLMPKIWQMN, via the coding sequence ATGGAGAATAAATATTTTATAGATAAGATTTGTGACATTGTTATAAAAGATAATACCGTGATATTGAGTAACAGATTAACGGGCAAGTGGATTAAGATACCTATAGAATGTTACGAAGCAATAAAATATTCACTTGAAACCTCTACTCCAGTCAATAACGCTATAGAGGTATTTGAAGATGAAGAAGATCAACAGTATTTTAAATCCGTATTAAATTGTTTAGATAATATTGGTTTGTTGAATGCTGATCAAACTTATGAGTTTGAAATTGATTTTATCCCCAAAGTAGTCTTTTCCATAACAAACAGATGTAATTTAAGCTGTGAATATTGCTGTGTTGATGCAGACAATTATTTAAAAAAAGACGATATTTTATCAACCAGTGATATAAAAAGAGCGATTGATAAAATTTTAAAATTAAAGCCTCAAGAGGTTGTTATCTCAGGCGGAGAACCTTTAGTTAGAGACGATTTTTACTATATTTTGGAATACATTAAATTGGTATATGGTGGGAAAGTGGTCTTATGTACAAATGCGACATTGATAAAGGAAGAAGATATCGAAAAAATAACAAATGCTGTTTATGCTGTAGAAATCAGCTTAGATGGGTATGATGAAGAAAGCTGCAGTAAAATAAGAGGGAAGGGAACTTTTGCTAAGGTTATTGAAAATGTTAGGCTATTGAAGAAAAGCGGCATGAAACATATAAGCTTATCAATGGTGGCAGGGGAATTTAATGAAGATAATGTTGACAATTTTTTAAAATTAAATGAAAGTTTGGGAACGAGAGCAGTTGTTAGAAATTTTAGCAAGTTTGGAAGAGGAAAATATTCCTACAAATATTTAAAAGATGAGTTTGCAATGCATTACTATGGGGTAAATGATTTTAACGATTTAAACAAGCTTCGAGCTAATAACTGCTGGGCAGGAAATTCACAATTGTTTGTAAATCATGATGGCAATATATATTTATGCCCATTGTTACGATATGAAGAATTTAAAATTTGTCATATTTTTGATTTAAGTGATGAAATCATTAAAAAGGTGTTTAAAAGACAACTTCCTGCATTTTCTAATTTTGATAATATAAAAACTAGAAATATTCCACACTGCAAAAGTTGTAAAATAAATTTATTTTGTACAGTATGCCCTGCAAAAGTATACACACTGTTAAGTGATAAAAGAGCTTTTGACTACAATTGCAATTTTATGAAAAGAACATTGATGCCTAAAATATGGCAGATGAATTAA
- a CDS encoding ABC transporter ATP-binding protein, translated as MSILETVKLTKIYGKGDNKVEALKEVSVSIEKGKFTTIIGPSGSGKSTLLHCMAGLDVPTSGEVLLNGENIFNLSEEKLSILRRRNFGFVFQSFNLIPVIDVYENITLPVSLDNKKIDKDYISEIIEILGLESKIKSFPNELSGGQQQRVAIARALSNKPDIIFADEPTGNLDSKTADEVMKFFKLCVEKFGQTLIMVTHNKDIAASADVCITIQDGKILSYLNN; from the coding sequence ATGAGCATATTAGAGACAGTAAAATTGACTAAGATATACGGTAAAGGTGACAATAAAGTAGAGGCTTTAAAGGAAGTATCAGTTTCTATAGAAAAGGGAAAATTCACTACTATAATAGGCCCCAGCGGTTCAGGTAAGAGTACGCTGCTTCACTGCATGGCAGGACTAGATGTGCCTACATCAGGTGAAGTATTATTAAATGGTGAGAATATATTTAATCTATCAGAAGAAAAACTTTCGATACTGAGAAGGCGAAACTTCGGATTTGTATTTCAAAGCTTTAACCTTATACCAGTTATAGACGTGTATGAAAATATAACATTGCCAGTATCATTAGATAATAAAAAAATAGATAAGGACTACATATCGGAAATAATAGAAATTTTAGGACTAGAGAGCAAGATAAAAAGCTTTCCAAATGAACTCTCAGGAGGACAGCAGCAAAGAGTAGCAATAGCAAGGGCACTATCAAACAAACCAGATATAATATTTGCAGATGAACCAACAGGTAATTTAGACAGTAAAACAGCGGATGAAGTGATGAAATTCTTTAAACTCTGTGTAGAAAAATTTGGACAGACTTTGATTATGGTAACTCATAATAAAGATATAGCAGCATCAGCAGATGTATGCATAACAATACAAGATGGCAAGATTCTAAGTTACTTGAACAATTAG
- a CDS encoding ABC transporter permease codes for MNVYIHLALAYLKKQRGRTIALVLGVALAVMLVFGTNVIFESQSRNQLANIYKMYGTYQGIFTNLNKDLTEKIKNDKDVSKSAVAANLGNLVTDNGISMILNSTDKDYIEMSGYTLIKGHLPNKQGEIVLESQALKKMGLKEKLGETINFKIKREYKDENGLNQIYMENKSFKLVGILDKPKQYYEGYYSLRGFTYFKEGVNNVLPNNFITYEEIVKLKSKANLSGQLNQIRERYNIGRWDYDLNIQLVTALDDYSSQNTNASVRHFNILIVITAILLIYNMFNISLIDMIKQIGMMRAIGSSKKQVRLIIGFQSLFILIIGLSLGLLMGIAFSYIGMKLFNFAFLDVSQSTVYISAKNIWNALIVGTATVILSSIIPIWMSGMISPIEAMRKSDRSGGKQRNRGYHKFIKKISGITGEMAYKNVWRNKWRTIIIVVSVAMAGYLFIDDIAFLNNRDAVYNTTPYVLNMQDYDFKLLFGPNIDLYFTGYTNDDVKAISQIEGVKKVGTKVSMEGFLESDVNDLENDFKKYNGISDTKKNVETMIEVKGYDDDQLQGFKKYIDKGDMSSLNNSSDKYPNAVVYNYYYDIFKHKLKGIRKDLKVGDIMTIRIPVIRNGKIAYEDKNIRVGALLKQEWIAKGDSTRGARMEIILPQKYLMTISGKSTYDQISVQSEAGKDTYVYNRINKILENKPFAEMESKLSYIEKSQKGFTGVLKSDMVIVALILLIAGMNVYNTLKTNLLIRTNEFATLRAIGMTAKQLKSMIIKESIIYGLLSSIIAALIGSYNVYSFYSLVNRQYKAGFNISERLQFKLPVIPILLYSAIVIVICILSSYVSAKKVEKLNIVEGLNITE; via the coding sequence ATGAATGTATATATACATTTAGCATTAGCATATCTGAAAAAACAAAGAGGAAGGACGATTGCTTTAGTATTAGGTGTCGCCTTGGCAGTAATGCTTGTATTTGGTACTAACGTTATATTTGAAAGCCAGAGCAGAAACCAGCTTGCTAATATTTACAAAATGTATGGAACATATCAGGGCATATTTACTAATCTAAATAAAGACTTGACTGAGAAAATAAAAAATGATAAAGACGTAAGTAAATCTGCAGTAGCAGCTAATCTAGGAAATCTTGTTACTGATAATGGTATTTCAATGATATTAAATTCAACAGACAAAGACTACATAGAAATGAGTGGATACACTCTTATAAAAGGACATTTACCTAATAAACAAGGAGAAATAGTATTAGAATCACAGGCTTTAAAAAAGATGGGACTTAAAGAAAAGCTGGGTGAGACAATAAATTTTAAAATCAAAAGGGAATATAAAGATGAAAACGGCCTGAACCAAATATACATGGAAAACAAGTCCTTCAAATTGGTGGGGATATTAGATAAGCCCAAACAATATTATGAGGGGTACTATTCACTGAGAGGATTTACATACTTTAAAGAAGGCGTAAATAATGTACTGCCTAACAATTTTATAACATATGAAGAAATCGTCAAATTGAAATCAAAGGCTAATCTATCGGGTCAGTTGAATCAGATAAGAGAGAGATATAATATAGGAAGATGGGATTATGACCTAAATATACAACTGGTAACAGCACTTGATGATTACAGTTCTCAAAATACGAATGCTTCTGTACGTCATTTTAATATTTTGATAGTAATTACAGCGATTCTTCTTATATATAACATGTTTAACATATCTTTAATAGACATGATAAAGCAAATAGGCATGATGAGGGCTATAGGGTCGTCAAAGAAACAAGTGAGACTGATAATAGGATTTCAAAGCTTATTTATTCTCATCATTGGATTATCTCTTGGTCTATTGATGGGAATTGCATTTTCATATATTGGGATGAAGTTGTTTAACTTTGCATTTTTAGATGTATCACAATCAACAGTGTACATAAGTGCGAAAAACATATGGAATGCATTAATAGTCGGTACAGCAACAGTCATATTATCAAGTATAATACCCATATGGATGTCAGGAATGATATCACCAATAGAAGCTATGAGAAAGAGCGATAGATCAGGTGGAAAACAAAGAAATAGAGGATACCATAAGTTTATAAAAAAGATATCTGGTATAACAGGTGAGATGGCATATAAAAATGTGTGGAGAAATAAGTGGAGGACTATAATAATAGTCGTATCAGTAGCAATGGCAGGATATTTATTTATAGATGATATTGCATTTCTTAACAACCGAGATGCGGTGTATAATACAACACCGTATGTTTTAAACATGCAGGACTATGATTTTAAATTGTTGTTTGGTCCAAATATAGATCTATATTTTACAGGTTATACAAATGATGATGTAAAAGCCATATCTCAGATAGAAGGAGTGAAAAAAGTAGGTACAAAGGTATCTATGGAAGGTTTTTTGGAATCTGATGTAAATGATTTAGAAAATGACTTTAAAAAGTACAATGGAATTTCAGATACAAAAAAAAATGTGGAAACAATGATAGAAGTAAAAGGCTATGATGATGATCAGTTGCAGGGATTTAAGAAGTATATAGATAAAGGGGACATGTCATCGCTGAATAATTCATCAGATAAATATCCAAATGCAGTTGTGTATAACTATTATTATGATATTTTTAAACATAAGCTCAAAGGAATTAGAAAAGATTTAAAAGTTGGTGATATCATGACAATAAGGATTCCTGTTATCAGAAATGGCAAAATAGCATATGAAGATAAAAATATCAGAGTAGGTGCACTATTAAAGCAGGAATGGATAGCTAAAGGTGACAGTACACGGGGAGCCAGGATGGAGATAATCCTTCCTCAAAAGTACTTAATGACCATTTCGGGGAAAAGTACATATGACCAGATCAGTGTGCAGTCTGAGGCGGGAAAGGACACTTATGTGTATAATAGAATAAACAAGATTTTAGAGAATAAGCCATTTGCAGAAATGGAAAGTAAGCTAAGCTATATTGAAAAGAGCCAAAAAGGATTTACGGGAGTATTGAAATCAGACATGGTGATCGTAGCATTGATATTACTAATAGCAGGCATGAATGTATATAATACGCTAAAAACTAACTTATTGATACGTACAAATGAGTTTGCTACACTTAGAGCAATAGGCATGACAGCCAAACAGCTTAAAAGCATGATAATAAAAGAATCGATTATTTATGGCCTTTTAAGCAGCATAATAGCGGCTTTAATAGGCAGTTACAACGTTTATTCATTTTACAGTTTGGTAAACAGGCAGTACAAGGCTGGATTTAACATAAGCGAAAGGCTGCAATTTAAACTTCCAGTTATACCAATACTATTGTACAGTGCTATAGTTATAGTTATATGCATATTGTCATCTTATGTATCTGCAAAGAAAGTAGAAAAGCTTAATATAGTAGAAGGCTTAAATATAACCGAATAA